The following coding sequences lie in one Nocardioides sambongensis genomic window:
- a CDS encoding TrmH family RNA methyltransferase, producing the protein MPHGPAEVGVGPWLGVWPTGPGSEVYDPALLADGDRRNVVDRYRYWSMEAIIADLDTRRHGFHVAIENWQHDFNIGTIVRSANAFLAAEVHIVGNRRWNRRGAMVTDRYQHVRHHPDVDALAAHLAEHPDGAVPLLGIDNLPGSDHLETMRLPRRVCFLFGQEGPGLSDAARARCDGTFSIAQFGSTRSINASAAAAIAMHSWVVQHADLSSEEAWRG; encoded by the coding sequence ATGCCGCACGGGCCCGCCGAGGTCGGAGTGGGGCCGTGGCTCGGCGTGTGGCCCACCGGGCCGGGCAGTGAGGTGTACGACCCTGCGCTGCTGGCCGACGGCGACCGCCGCAATGTCGTCGACCGCTACCGGTACTGGTCGATGGAGGCGATCATCGCCGACCTCGACACCCGCCGTCACGGGTTCCACGTGGCGATCGAGAACTGGCAGCACGACTTCAACATCGGCACCATCGTCCGCTCGGCCAACGCGTTCCTGGCCGCGGAGGTGCACATCGTGGGCAACCGTCGCTGGAACCGGCGCGGGGCGATGGTCACCGACCGCTATCAGCACGTGCGGCACCATCCGGACGTCGACGCGCTGGCCGCCCACCTCGCCGAGCACCCCGACGGCGCGGTGCCGCTGCTGGGGATCGACAACCTGCCCGGCTCGGACCACCTGGAGACCATGCGCCTGCCGCGTCGGGTCTGCTTCCTCTTCGGCCAGGAGGGCCCCGGGCTCTCCGACGCGGCGCGGGCGCGCTGCGACGGCACCTTCTCGATCGCCCAGTTCGGCTCGACGCGCTCCATCAACGCCTCCGCGGCCGCGGCGATCGCGATGCACTCGTGGGTGGTGCAGCACGCCGACCTGAGCAGCGAGGAGGCCTGGCGCGGATGA
- a CDS encoding DUF368 domain-containing protein encodes MSDTRTSSRSRLLLPLDLLRGFLIGSAELVPGVSGGTVALVTGVYEELIGSASHALRAVKRLVLGPDRLAGFRAEARRTDWWLVLPVLVGMGCALLLVAGAMEAFVTDHPEQARGLFLGLVAASIAVPLRMVPPAPEGGRPGVGLGVFVVAAVAAFVMVGFASGGNVEDPPAWVVFLAAAVAICALVVPGVSGSFFLLAVGLYSTTLEAVDERDLGYLAVFAAGALVGLASFVQLLNHLLDKHRRLTLLAMAGLMLGSLRALWPWQSTGSEASQEAHGPGSLVAPYDPVVGPVLLALVGVAVVVALIAVETRAERRSGAPAA; translated from the coding sequence GTGAGCGACACCAGGACCTCGTCGCGGTCCCGGCTGCTCCTCCCGCTCGATCTGCTCCGTGGCTTCCTGATCGGCTCGGCCGAGCTGGTGCCCGGCGTCTCGGGAGGCACGGTGGCCCTGGTGACCGGGGTCTACGAGGAGCTGATCGGCTCGGCCTCCCACGCGCTGAGGGCGGTGAAGAGGCTCGTGCTGGGGCCGGACCGGCTGGCCGGGTTCCGCGCCGAGGCGCGCCGTACCGACTGGTGGCTGGTGCTGCCGGTGCTGGTCGGGATGGGCTGCGCCCTGCTCCTCGTGGCAGGCGCGATGGAGGCGTTCGTCACCGACCACCCGGAGCAGGCCCGTGGCCTCTTCCTCGGACTCGTCGCCGCCAGCATCGCGGTGCCGCTGCGGATGGTGCCGCCGGCGCCGGAGGGCGGACGCCCCGGTGTCGGGCTCGGCGTCTTCGTGGTGGCCGCGGTGGCCGCCTTCGTGATGGTCGGGTTCGCCTCGGGCGGCAACGTGGAGGACCCGCCGGCATGGGTGGTCTTCCTGGCGGCCGCGGTGGCGATCTGCGCCCTCGTCGTGCCCGGGGTCTCCGGTTCGTTCTTCCTGCTCGCCGTCGGTCTCTACTCGACCACGCTGGAGGCCGTCGACGAGCGCGACCTGGGCTACCTGGCGGTGTTCGCCGCCGGCGCGCTGGTCGGCCTGGCCTCCTTCGTCCAGCTGCTGAACCACCTGCTCGACAAGCACCGCCGACTCACCCTGCTCGCGATGGCCGGCCTGATGCTCGGGTCGCTCCGAGCGCTGTGGCCGTGGCAGTCCACCGGCAGCGAGGCGAGCCAGGAGGCGCACGGCCCCGGCTCCCTGGTGGCGCCCTACGACCCGGTCGTCGGCCCGGTGCTGCTCGCGCTGGTGGGGGTCGCCGTGGTGGTCGCGCTGATCGCGGTCGAGACCCGCGCCGAGCGCAGGTCGGGCGCCCCGGCGGCCTGA
- a CDS encoding GMC oxidoreductase: protein MAEPDVPLPADRDPVRRLQARREPLRHPRLPGPHRPDVRRHPGDVRIRSTDPYEHPSIRFNYLSTENDRREWVEMVRAARNILEQPAFAAFSGGEISPGSGVETDEEILQWVRDDAETALHPSCTAKMGTDDAAVVDPSSMRVHGTEGLRVVDASVFPFVTNGNIYAPVMMVAEKAADLIAGNTPLPAAEVPWYRHGTGAPLYPVGDARNDAWDATTDPPSAAGARRAAVGSVDSGTTTTAQEDR from the coding sequence GTGGCCGAACCTGATGTTCCACTTCCTGCCGATCGCGATCCGGTACGACGGCTCCAAGCCCGCCGAGAGCCCCTACGGCATCCACGGCTACCAGGTCCACATCGGCCCGATGTACGCCGACACCCGGGGGATGTGCGGATCCGGTCGACCGACCCCTACGAGCACCCGTCGATCCGGTTCAACTACCTCTCCACCGAGAACGACCGGCGGGAGTGGGTCGAGATGGTGCGCGCCGCGCGCAACATCCTGGAGCAGCCCGCCTTCGCGGCGTTCAGCGGCGGCGAGATCTCACCCGGCTCCGGGGTGGAGACCGACGAGGAGATCCTGCAGTGGGTGCGTGACGACGCCGAGACGGCCCTGCACCCGTCCTGCACCGCCAAGATGGGCACCGACGACGCGGCCGTGGTCGACCCGAGCAGCATGCGGGTGCACGGCACCGAGGGGCTGCGGGTGGTGGACGCCTCGGTCTTCCCGTTCGTCACCAACGGCAACATCTACGCGCCGGTGATGATGGTCGCCGAGAAGGCGGCCGACCTGATCGCCGGCAACACCCCGCTGCCCGCCGCCGAGGTGCCCTGGTACCGGCACGGCACCGGGGCGCCGCTCTACCCGGTCGGCGACGCCCGCAACGACGCCTGGGACGCGACCACCGACCCACCGTCGGCCGCGGGCGCCCGCCGGGCCGCCGTCGGATCCGTCGACTCGGGAACCACCACCACTGCCCAGGAGGACCGATGA
- the betT gene encoding choline BCCT transporter BetT, translated as MTATDDATTASTTPPGPPGELGTPATRWPVFIASMAGVLAIALWAIIAPDNAAEVITELTGKVTGAFGWFYILLTTVVLVFVIYLGLSRFGHIRLGPDHSRPEFSTFAWASMLFAAGIGTDVMFYSVVEPVSQYVAPPVGDGETVVAAREATVWTMFHYGISGWGLYVLMGLALAFFAYRRHLPLAVRSALQPLFGKRVDGVLGHAVDTATVLGTIFGVATSLGIGVVFLNIGLNMLFDVSVGTGTQIALVVLAVAMATVSATTGVDKGIRFLSQLNVLLALGLAAWVLFTGRTQFLLESVVMNVGDYAQTFAARTMETFAFSDAAEWESYWTLFFWAWWVAWASFVGLFLARISRGRTIRQFVLGALTIPFAYIVMWVCLFGNAALDRVRSGDADFAAAAQEFDGRGFFELLEGYPGAQVTVFLALVIGLLFYVTSADSGALVMGNLCSVLRDVQQDCAAWQRIVWASATGLLTIAMLAVGGIGTLQYATIIMGLPFAFVIVLVMIGLAKALRVDDLQPNGVGPSGAVAAPTLSVVDDSKEAWRARIARATNFVDVEDATAYLHKVVEPALREVAAELSNRGVPAEVAVGVGAEPDGDREPAEYVEIHTAGEQPFVYRVQVHRSPVPTYGGRMISDRDQYARLEVHGPTGGLGYDVMGCRASQVIHDCLDRYERHLEFLRQS; from the coding sequence ATGACCGCCACCGACGACGCCACGACGGCGTCCACCACCCCGCCCGGTCCGCCGGGCGAGCTCGGCACACCCGCCACCCGCTGGCCGGTCTTCATCGCCTCGATGGCCGGGGTGCTCGCGATCGCGCTCTGGGCGATCATCGCCCCGGACAACGCCGCGGAGGTGATCACCGAGCTGACCGGCAAGGTGACCGGCGCGTTCGGCTGGTTCTACATCCTGCTGACCACGGTCGTGCTGGTATTCGTGATCTACCTCGGACTCTCCCGGTTCGGCCACATCCGGCTGGGGCCGGACCACTCCCGCCCGGAGTTCTCCACCTTCGCCTGGGCCTCGATGCTCTTCGCGGCCGGCATCGGCACCGACGTGATGTTCTACTCCGTCGTCGAGCCGGTCAGCCAGTACGTCGCTCCGCCGGTCGGCGACGGTGAGACGGTGGTGGCCGCTCGGGAGGCGACCGTGTGGACGATGTTCCACTACGGCATCTCCGGCTGGGGCCTCTACGTCCTGATGGGGCTGGCCCTGGCGTTCTTCGCCTACCGTCGACACCTGCCCCTCGCCGTACGGTCGGCGTTGCAGCCGCTCTTCGGCAAGCGGGTGGACGGGGTCCTGGGGCACGCCGTCGACACCGCCACCGTGCTCGGCACGATCTTCGGGGTCGCCACCAGCCTGGGCATCGGCGTGGTCTTCCTCAACATCGGTCTGAACATGCTGTTCGACGTCTCGGTCGGCACCGGCACGCAGATCGCGCTGGTCGTGCTGGCCGTCGCGATGGCCACGGTGTCGGCGACCACCGGCGTCGACAAGGGCATCCGGTTCCTCTCCCAGCTCAACGTGCTGCTCGCCCTGGGGCTCGCCGCGTGGGTGCTCTTCACCGGCCGCACCCAGTTCCTGCTGGAGTCGGTGGTGATGAACGTCGGCGACTACGCGCAGACGTTCGCCGCGCGCACCATGGAGACCTTCGCGTTCTCCGACGCCGCCGAGTGGGAGTCGTACTGGACGCTCTTCTTCTGGGCCTGGTGGGTCGCCTGGGCCTCCTTCGTCGGCCTGTTCCTGGCCCGGATCAGCCGCGGTCGCACCATCCGCCAGTTCGTCCTCGGGGCGCTCACCATCCCGTTCGCCTACATCGTGATGTGGGTCTGCCTCTTCGGCAACGCCGCCCTGGACCGGGTGCGCAGCGGGGACGCCGACTTCGCGGCCGCCGCCCAGGAGTTCGACGGCCGCGGCTTCTTCGAGCTGCTCGAGGGCTATCCGGGCGCCCAGGTGACGGTCTTCCTGGCGCTGGTGATCGGGTTGCTGTTCTACGTCACCTCCGCCGACTCCGGCGCCCTGGTGATGGGCAACCTCTGCTCGGTGCTGCGCGACGTCCAGCAGGACTGTGCCGCGTGGCAGCGGATCGTGTGGGCCTCGGCCACGGGTCTGCTCACCATCGCGATGCTCGCCGTCGGCGGCATCGGCACGCTGCAGTACGCCACGATCATCATGGGGTTGCCGTTCGCGTTCGTGATCGTGCTGGTGATGATCGGGTTGGCGAAGGCGCTGCGGGTCGACGACCTGCAACCGAACGGGGTCGGGCCGTCCGGGGCGGTGGCCGCCCCGACGCTGTCGGTGGTCGACGACTCCAAGGAGGCCTGGCGGGCCCGGATCGCACGGGCCACCAACTTCGTCGACGTCGAGGACGCCACCGCCTACCTGCACAAGGTGGTCGAGCCCGCGCTGCGCGAGGTCGCCGCCGAGCTGAGCAACCGCGGCGTGCCGGCCGAGGTGGCCGTCGGCGTCGGGGCCGAACCGGACGGGGACCGCGAGCCGGCGGAGTACGTCGAGATCCACACCGCGGGGGAGCAGCCGTTCGTCTACCGGGTGCAGGTGCACCGGTCGCCGGTGCCGACGTACGGCGGCCGGATGATCTCCGATCGTGACCAGTACGCGCGACTGGAGGTGCACGGACCGACCGGTGGCCTCGGCTACGACGTGATGGGGTGCCGGGCCAGCCAGGTGATCCACGACTGCCTCGACCGCTACGAGCGGCACCTGGAGTTCCTGCGGCAGAGCTGA
- a CDS encoding FUSC family protein: MSGHGRGWGRTLAAELRHVGPPPVTVWGAVRAGVTLLIALTTLWSVDALDLGAAATFGSFAGIYGGAAPYRRRWRLQVATGGLLLAAVTTSTLIATGEDRAWWAVVAGAAWAAVGAAASDRFAWRPPGPLFLVFAATTCASVPVTADRVLSAIAVCAATAAFAVGLAVLEVAVEVRRGADVPVAAPPMPSADHRRLQVVRCAVAVALAGALMTATGWAHPYWAMVAAVAPLTAFTLRQQVARGVHRVLGTLAGVLLAGLLLLLPLPPLGVIVVVAVLQALTELVVTRNYGLALVLITPLALLVTHLAHPEPLAELLGSRLVETVAGAAVGLSIAVLTRVRPAAVSPADRPA; this comes from the coding sequence ATGAGCGGGCACGGGCGCGGCTGGGGGAGGACCCTGGCCGCGGAGCTGCGACACGTCGGTCCGCCGCCGGTCACCGTGTGGGGTGCGGTCCGTGCGGGCGTGACGCTGCTGATCGCGCTGACCACGCTGTGGTCGGTCGATGCCCTCGACCTGGGGGCGGCGGCCACGTTCGGCTCGTTCGCCGGGATCTACGGCGGGGCGGCGCCGTACCGGCGGCGGTGGCGGCTGCAGGTGGCCACCGGAGGACTGCTGCTCGCGGCGGTGACCACGAGCACGCTGATCGCGACCGGAGAGGACCGGGCCTGGTGGGCGGTGGTGGCCGGGGCCGCGTGGGCTGCGGTCGGCGCGGCCGCCTCGGACCGCTTCGCCTGGCGCCCGCCCGGCCCCCTCTTCCTGGTCTTCGCCGCGACCACCTGCGCGTCGGTGCCGGTGACCGCCGACCGGGTGCTGTCCGCGATCGCGGTCTGCGCCGCGACCGCCGCCTTCGCGGTCGGGCTCGCCGTCCTCGAGGTCGCGGTCGAGGTACGACGCGGGGCCGACGTCCCCGTGGCCGCACCGCCGATGCCGTCGGCCGATCACCGGCGCCTCCAGGTCGTCCGGTGCGCCGTGGCGGTCGCCCTCGCCGGGGCGCTGATGACGGCGACCGGCTGGGCCCACCCGTACTGGGCGATGGTGGCCGCGGTCGCCCCGCTCACCGCGTTCACCCTGCGTCAGCAGGTGGCCCGCGGCGTGCACCGGGTGCTCGGCACGCTGGCGGGGGTCCTCCTGGCCGGCCTGCTGCTGCTCCTCCCGCTGCCCCCGCTGGGGGTGATCGTGGTGGTGGCGGTGCTGCAGGCCCTGACCGAGCTGGTGGTGACCCGAAACTACGGCCTCGCACTGGTGCTGATCACCCCGTTGGCGCTGCTCGTCACCCACCTGGCCCACCCCGAGCCGCTCGCCGAGCTGCTGGGTTCCCGGCTGGTGGAGACGGTGGCGGGTGCGGCCGTCGGGTTGAGCATCGCCGTGCTGACGCGGGTCCGGCCGGCCGCGGTCAGTCCCGCGGACCGGCCCGCCTGA
- a CDS encoding pyridoxal phosphate-dependent aminotransferase translates to MPADAAQSAVSRRGAARVRSMETTIFAEMSALAVRTGSVNLGQGFPDADGPAAVIAAAVDALRTGRNQYAPGTGVPELRTAIADHQRRHYGIDLDPDTQVTVTTGCTEAIAAAILGLVDPGDEVVMLEPYYDSYPAMVDFAGGVRRPVTLRAPDFRLEPDALRAAITPRTRMILLNTPHNPTGRVLDRSELDAVAAVAREHDLLVVTDEVYEHLTFDGHRHLPLATLPGMAERTLTLSSAGKSYSFTGWKVGWASGPADLVAAVMAAKQWLSYTSAAPLQPAVAVALAEHDGYPAELAADLQQRRDLLAAGLTGAGLAPYGCQGTYFLISDISHLGWSSGREFCAALPERAGLVAVPTEVFYDDPDAPGAGRHLVRWAFCKRPEVLRDAAERLAAADLTR, encoded by the coding sequence GTGCCTGCCGATGCCGCCCAGTCAGCAGTCTCCCGCCGCGGCGCCGCCCGCGTCCGGTCGATGGAGACCACCATCTTCGCCGAGATGTCCGCGCTCGCGGTCCGCACCGGGTCGGTGAACCTGGGCCAGGGCTTCCCGGACGCCGACGGACCGGCCGCGGTGATCGCCGCCGCCGTCGACGCGCTGCGCACCGGGCGAAACCAGTACGCACCCGGCACCGGCGTCCCGGAGCTGCGGACCGCGATCGCCGACCACCAGCGGCGCCACTACGGCATCGATCTCGACCCGGACACCCAGGTCACCGTCACCACCGGCTGCACCGAGGCGATCGCCGCGGCGATCCTCGGCCTGGTCGACCCCGGTGACGAGGTCGTCATGCTCGAGCCCTACTACGACTCCTACCCGGCGATGGTCGACTTCGCCGGTGGGGTACGACGCCCGGTCACCCTCCGCGCCCCGGACTTCCGCCTCGAGCCGGACGCGCTGCGGGCCGCGATCACCCCGCGCACCCGGATGATCCTGCTCAACACCCCGCACAACCCGACCGGGCGGGTGCTGGACCGGTCCGAGCTGGACGCGGTGGCGGCGGTGGCCCGGGAGCACGACCTGCTGGTGGTCACCGACGAGGTCTACGAGCACCTCACCTTCGACGGGCACCGGCACCTGCCGCTGGCGACCCTCCCGGGGATGGCGGAGCGGACCCTGACGCTGTCCAGCGCCGGCAAGTCCTACTCGTTCACCGGGTGGAAGGTGGGGTGGGCGAGCGGCCCGGCCGACCTCGTCGCGGCCGTGATGGCGGCCAAGCAGTGGCTGAGCTACACCTCCGCGGCGCCGTTGCAGCCGGCGGTGGCGGTCGCCCTCGCCGAGCACGACGGCTACCCAGCCGAGCTCGCCGCCGACCTCCAGCAGCGCCGGGACCTGCTCGCCGCGGGGCTGACCGGGGCCGGGCTGGCGCCGTACGGGTGTCAGGGCACGTACTTCCTGATCTCCGACATCTCGCACCTCGGCTGGTCGTCGGGGCGCGAGTTCTGCGCGGCACTGCCGGAGCGGGCGGGGTTGGTCGCGGTGCCGACCGAGGTCTTCTACGACGACCCGGACGCCCCCGGCGCGGGACGTCACCTGGTGCGCTGGGCCTTCTGCAAGCGGCCCGAGGTGCTGCGCGACGCGGCCGAGCGGCTGGCCGCCGCCGACCTCACCCGCTGA
- a CDS encoding SMP-30/gluconolactonase/LRE family protein, which yields MTQATVLLEGLAFGEAPRWRDGRLWFSDFYRRGVYTVDEAGAEELVVEVPMQPSGLGWLPDGRLLVSSMVDRRVLRLEPDGELVLHADLADLAEFHVNDLVTDSAGGAYVGNFGYDLHADLHQREIPEILADPDAGRTRLARLAPDGAVSVAADDVRFPNGMVLLDGGRTLVLAETLRLQLTAFDVAEDGALTGRRVWASTAEQMAAPDGIAADPDAGIWIATALAPVLLRYAEGGAVTGSIETSQPTYACAVGGSDGRTVFAMTAPDSDPAVVDGQRLGRIEIARV from the coding sequence ATGACCCAGGCGACCGTGCTGCTCGAAGGACTCGCGTTCGGCGAGGCGCCGCGATGGCGCGACGGTCGGCTGTGGTTCAGCGACTTCTACCGGCGCGGCGTCTACACCGTCGACGAGGCCGGCGCCGAGGAGCTGGTCGTCGAGGTGCCGATGCAGCCCTCCGGGCTGGGGTGGCTGCCCGACGGGCGGCTGCTGGTCAGCAGCATGGTGGACCGCCGGGTGCTCCGGCTCGAGCCGGACGGCGAGCTGGTCCTGCACGCCGACCTCGCCGACCTCGCCGAGTTCCACGTCAACGACCTGGTCACCGACTCCGCGGGCGGCGCCTACGTCGGCAACTTCGGCTACGACCTGCACGCCGACCTGCACCAGCGTGAGATCCCGGAGATCCTGGCCGACCCGGACGCAGGGCGCACCCGGCTCGCCCGGCTGGCGCCCGACGGCGCGGTCTCGGTGGCCGCCGACGACGTGCGGTTCCCCAACGGGATGGTGCTGCTGGACGGTGGCCGCACGCTGGTGCTGGCCGAGACGCTGCGGCTCCAGCTCACCGCCTTCGACGTGGCCGAGGACGGGGCGCTGACCGGGCGGAGGGTCTGGGCGTCGACCGCGGAGCAGATGGCGGCGCCGGACGGGATCGCCGCCGACCCGGACGCCGGGATCTGGATCGCCACCGCTCTCGCGCCGGTGCTCCTGCGCTACGCCGAGGGCGGCGCGGTGACCGGCAGCATCGAGACCAGCCAGCCCACCTACGCCTGCGCGGTGGGCGGGAGCGACGGGCGCACGGTCTTCGCGATGACCGCTCCGGACAGCGACCCGGCCGTGGTGGACGGCCAGCGACTCGGCCGGATCGAGATCGCCCGGGTCTGA
- a CDS encoding IclR family transcriptional regulator: MAGQSAPGASLVTRTLDVLAAFDRDHRRLRLTDIADRSGLTPPTALRIVRVLVAEGALERGADGRYVVGRRMWDLGLLAPVQTGLREAAAPFLQDLQATTRATVHLAERDGDQVLYLDRLSGVASVPVVSRVGARLPLHSTGVGKVLLAHAPADVRDRVLRGLARQTPYTITSAAVLEQQLARVRRDGYATTAEEMTLGACSIAVPVRRGEEVVAALGVVVASLRGRTGLVSALQVAAEGVRRGLTSRHAAPM; encoded by the coding sequence GTGGCTGGACAGTCGGCTCCCGGTGCGTCCCTGGTGACGCGGACGCTCGACGTCCTCGCCGCCTTCGACCGGGACCACCGCCGGCTGCGCCTGACCGACATCGCCGACCGCAGCGGGCTGACCCCGCCCACCGCCCTGCGGATCGTCCGGGTCCTGGTCGCCGAGGGCGCCCTGGAGCGAGGGGCCGACGGCCGCTACGTCGTCGGCCGCCGGATGTGGGACCTCGGCCTCCTCGCTCCGGTACAGACCGGCCTGCGCGAGGCCGCCGCCCCGTTCCTGCAGGACCTCCAGGCCACCACCCGCGCCACCGTGCACCTCGCCGAGCGCGACGGCGACCAGGTGCTCTACCTGGACCGGCTCTCCGGCGTCGCCTCGGTGCCGGTGGTCAGCCGGGTCGGCGCCCGGCTGCCGCTGCACTCCACCGGCGTGGGCAAGGTGCTGCTCGCCCACGCGCCTGCCGACGTGCGGGACCGGGTGCTGCGCGGCCTGGCCCGGCAGACGCCGTACACGATCACCTCGGCGGCGGTGCTGGAGCAGCAGCTCGCCCGCGTGCGCCGCGACGGCTACGCCACCACCGCGGAGGAGATGACCCTCGGCGCCTGCTCGATCGCCGTCCCGGTGCGACGCGGCGAGGAAGTGGTGGCCGCGCTCGGGGTGGTCGTCGCCTCGCTCCGTGGACGGACCGGGCTGGTCAGCGCGCTGCAGGTCGCCGCCGAAGGTGTCCGCCGCGGGCTGACCTCGAGGCACGCGGCCCCGATGTGA
- the pyrE gene encoding orotate phosphoribosyltransferase: MTTTDTSLAADIDATCRLTGEFTLRSGQVSNEYFDKYLFEADPLLLARVAREVAQLLPHDTELLGGLEMGGIPIATAVSQLVGLPCLFVRKKAKEYGTAKLAEGPEYAGKRVTLIEDVITTGGAVRDATRALRESGGIVETVVCAIDRSPEDTNPLADVDLEVRPVLTKAELDLARARAGE; encoded by the coding sequence GTGACGACCACCGACACCTCCCTCGCCGCCGACATCGACGCCACCTGCCGGTTGACCGGTGAGTTCACGCTGCGCTCGGGTCAGGTGAGCAACGAGTACTTCGACAAGTACCTCTTCGAGGCGGACCCGCTGCTGCTGGCCCGGGTGGCCCGTGAGGTGGCACAGCTGCTGCCGCACGACACCGAGCTCCTCGGCGGCCTGGAGATGGGCGGCATCCCGATCGCCACCGCGGTCAGCCAGCTCGTCGGCCTGCCCTGCCTGTTCGTGCGGAAGAAGGCCAAGGAGTACGGCACCGCCAAGCTCGCCGAGGGACCGGAGTACGCCGGCAAGCGGGTCACCCTGATCGAGGACGTGATCACCACCGGCGGGGCCGTCCGCGACGCCACCCGCGCGCTGCGGGAGAGCGGCGGCATCGTGGAGACCGTGGTCTGTGCGATCGACCGCAGCCCCGAGGACACCAACCCGCTGGCCGACGTCGACCTCGAGGTCCGCCCGGTGCTCACCAAGGCCGAGCTCGACCTCGCCCGCGCCCGGGCCGGCGAGTGA
- a CDS encoding DedA family protein: MHAPLVLVSWLTTVQIPGVAWFMGIDWVDPEWLLERFGTEFIWISLLILFVECGLFFPFLPGDALLFAFGIFIATGQLDVFPGPPLVELFIGMLLLIAAAFGGNVAGYEIGRRIGPAIYRREGRLFKRKYIEETEAFFDKHGNKALVLGRFVAFVRTYITVVAGVTGMDRRRFYLWSLVGAVAWVASITMLGYFLGKRVPWLGDNIDYVIIAIFVFGGLLMLAEGIRRKRTTAPEADDRDHDGRPDRDIAGFAVPPRVADEGKPTGGDTSEAS, translated from the coding sequence GTGCACGCCCCGCTGGTCCTGGTGTCATGGTTGACGACCGTCCAGATCCCCGGGGTCGCCTGGTTCATGGGCATCGACTGGGTGGATCCGGAGTGGCTGCTGGAGCGCTTCGGCACCGAGTTCATCTGGATCAGCCTGCTGATCCTCTTCGTCGAGTGCGGCCTCTTCTTCCCGTTCCTGCCGGGCGACGCCCTGCTGTTCGCCTTCGGCATCTTCATCGCCACCGGCCAGCTCGACGTGTTCCCCGGCCCGCCGCTGGTGGAGCTGTTCATCGGCATGCTGCTGCTGATCGCGGCCGCCTTCGGCGGCAACGTCGCCGGCTACGAGATCGGCCGCAGGATCGGGCCGGCGATCTACCGGCGCGAAGGGCGGCTGTTCAAACGGAAGTACATCGAGGAGACCGAGGCCTTCTTCGACAAGCACGGCAACAAGGCGCTGGTGCTCGGCCGCTTCGTCGCGTTCGTGCGGACCTACATCACCGTCGTCGCCGGGGTCACCGGGATGGACCGCCGCCGCTTCTACCTGTGGAGCCTGGTCGGCGCCGTCGCCTGGGTCGCCTCGATCACCATGCTCGGCTACTTCCTCGGCAAGCGGGTGCCGTGGCTGGGCGACAACATCGACTACGTGATCATCGCGATCTTCGTCTTCGGCGGCCTGCTGATGCTGGCGGAGGGCATCCGCCGCAAGCGGACCACCGCCCCGGAGGCCGACGACCGCGACCACGACGGCCGACCGGACCGCGACATCGCCGGCTTCGCCGTACCGCCGCGGGTGGCAGACGAGGGGAAGCCCACCGGAGGCGACACCTCCGAGGCCTCCTGA